A genome region from Altererythrobacter aquiaggeris includes the following:
- the parC gene encoding DNA topoisomerase IV subunit A, producing the protein MTTTKADDIIPDPFDAIVDAPFDSALEERYLVYALSTITARSLPDLRDGLKPVHRRLLWTMRQLKLDPSNNYKKSARVVGEVIGKYHPHGDTAAYDAMVRLAQDFSLRYPLVEGQGNFGNIDGDNAAAYRYTEARLTKTAMSLMAGLDDGTVDFIPTYNNEDEEPELMPGLFPNLLANGASGIAVGMATNIPSHNVAEIIDATLELIDIPHVEHSRLMELFHGPDLPTGGLIVDSPAVISNAYETGRGSFRIRGRFRSAEAEKQADRDAGIERLGSGQYQLVISEIPYQVQKGKLIEQIAQLIADKKLPILEDVRDESDENIRLVLVPKNRNVDPELLKESLYKLTDLETRFGLNLNVLDATRTPMVMGLKELLNNWTAAQIEILQRRTRHRLDKIAARLELVEGYIKAFLNLDRVIEIIRTEDEPKPIMMKEFELTDRQAEAILNMRLRSLRKLEEMQLRGERDDLLTEREELETLLGSPARQRTRLKRDLKALRKEYGEDTLLGARRTTIAEAAPAVEFSMDAMIEKEPVTVILSEKGWIRGAKGHVDLATDDGMGDFKYKEGDAPAFALHAQTTDKLLLIANNGRVYTLGGDKLPGARGFGEPIRNTLDIDAEADIVGLVVHKPDGQMLFASSNGKGFAAQTSELLAETKKGRQVVNLKPGVKLVVVREIASEHDHVAVVGDNRKMVIFNMEELPVLARGQGVMLQRYRDGGLSDATTLTLDEGLSWAMGGKGDRTRTEKDVWQWKVARGAAGRLPPQGFPRDNKF; encoded by the coding sequence ATGACCACCACCAAAGCTGACGACATAATCCCCGATCCCTTCGACGCCATCGTTGATGCGCCGTTCGATTCCGCGCTCGAAGAACGCTATCTGGTCTATGCGCTGTCCACGATCACTGCCCGTTCGCTGCCCGATCTGCGTGACGGTCTCAAACCCGTCCACCGCCGCCTTTTGTGGACCATGCGCCAGCTGAAACTGGACCCGTCCAACAATTACAAGAAGTCGGCCCGCGTGGTGGGCGAGGTTATCGGTAAATATCACCCCCACGGCGATACCGCCGCCTATGATGCGATGGTGCGGCTGGCGCAGGATTTTTCGCTGCGATATCCGCTGGTGGAAGGGCAAGGCAATTTCGGCAATATCGACGGGGATAATGCCGCCGCTTACCGTTACACCGAAGCCCGTCTGACCAAAACCGCGATGAGCCTGATGGCCGGTCTGGATGACGGTACGGTCGATTTCATCCCGACATATAATAACGAGGATGAAGAGCCGGAACTTATGCCCGGTCTGTTCCCCAATCTGCTCGCCAATGGTGCCAGCGGTATTGCGGTGGGCATGGCAACCAACATTCCCAGCCATAACGTGGCCGAGATTATCGACGCGACATTGGAACTGATCGATATTCCGCATGTCGAACATTCCCGGCTGATGGAATTGTTCCACGGGCCCGATCTGCCCACCGGCGGCCTGATTGTGGACAGTCCGGCGGTGATTTCGAATGCTTACGAAACCGGGCGGGGATCGTTTCGGATCCGCGGGCGCTTCCGCTCGGCCGAAGCGGAAAAGCAGGCCGACAGGGATGCCGGGATCGAACGATTGGGCAGCGGGCAGTACCAGCTGGTGATCAGCGAAATCCCCTACCAGGTGCAAAAGGGCAAACTGATCGAACAGATCGCCCAGCTCATTGCCGACAAGAAGCTCCCGATCCTCGAGGATGTCCGCGACGAAAGCGATGAGAATATCCGTCTCGTGCTGGTGCCGAAGAACCGCAATGTCGATCCCGAATTGCTCAAGGAATCGCTCTACAAGCTGACCGATCTGGAAACCCGGTTCGGCCTCAACCTCAACGTCCTCGACGCCACCCGCACACCGATGGTGATGGGGCTGAAGGAACTGCTGAATAACTGGACGGCAGCACAGATCGAAATCCTCCAGCGCCGCACACGGCACCGGCTGGACAAGATCGCCGCGCGGCTGGAACTGGTCGAAGGTTATATCAAAGCCTTCCTCAATCTCGACCGGGTCATCGAAATCATCCGCACCGAGGATGAGCCCAAACCGATCATGATGAAGGAGTTCGAGCTAACCGACCGGCAGGCCGAAGCTATCCTGAATATGCGTCTGCGCAGCTTGCGCAAACTCGAGGAAATGCAACTGCGCGGCGAGCGGGACGATCTGCTGACGGAACGCGAGGAACTGGAAACACTGCTGGGTTCACCAGCCCGCCAGCGTACGCGACTGAAACGCGATCTGAAGGCATTGCGCAAGGAATACGGCGAAGACACGCTGCTTGGCGCGCGGCGGACGACCATCGCCGAAGCTGCCCCGGCGGTTGAATTCAGCATGGACGCGATGATCGAAAAAGAGCCGGTCACGGTTATCCTGTCCGAAAAAGGCTGGATCCGCGGCGCAAAGGGCCATGTCGATCTGGCGACGGATGACGGTATGGGCGACTTCAAATACAAGGAAGGCGATGCCCCCGCCTTTGCGCTGCACGCGCAGACAACCGATAAATTGCTGCTGATTGCAAACAATGGCCGCGTATATACGCTGGGCGGTGACAAACTGCCCGGCGCGCGCGGCTTTGGCGAGCCGATCCGAAACACGCTGGATATCGATGCGGAGGCCGATATCGTCGGCCTCGTGGTGCACAAGCCGGACGGCCAGATGCTGTTCGCCAGTTCGAACGGCAAAGGCTTCGCCGCGCAGACTTCCGAACTGCTGGCCGAAACCAAGAAGGGCCGTCAGGTGGTCAACCTCAAGCCGGGCGTCAAACTGGTAGTGGTCCGTGAAATCGCATCCGAGCATGATCATGTGGCCGTGGTCGGCGACAACCGCAAAATGGTAATCTTCAACATGGAAGAACTACCCGTTCTGGCGCGGGGGCAGGGCGTCATGCTGCAACGCTACCGTGATGGCGGTTTGTCCGATGCAACCACACTGACACTGGACGAAGGGCTTAGCTGGGCAATGGGCGGCAAGGGTGACAGGACCCGCACCGAAAAAGACGTGTGGCAATGGAAAGTCGCGCGCGGTGCTGCCGGCCGCCTGCCGCCGCAAGGCTTCCCGCGGGATAACAAGTTCTAG
- a CDS encoding DEAD/DEAH box helicase, which translates to MSYFEELGLAEPILRALKSKGYDTPTPIQRESIPALMQGRDLLGIAQTGTGKTAAFSLPSLHKLAQGNVKPKPASCRMLILSPTRELAAQIAENMRFYAKNLPLSIQCIFGGVPASKQARKLVNGTDVLVATPGRLIDLVEQRALTLRDVEIFVLDEADQMMDLGFIKPLTRIANMLPKERQSLFFSATMPKAIADLGKRFIDNPVRVEVAPQSTTAERVEQYCTFINQAEKQALLTLSLRKGIANGEIESALVFTRTKHGADRVVRHLVSAGINAAAIHGNKTQAQRTRALDGFRRGAVPVLVATDIAARGIDVPGVSAVFNFEIPNVAEQYVHRIGRTARAGKGGMAISYIAPDERPYIRDIEKLTGLRLTPVPLIEDFQAQAKSLPAPAKKASGGEYAGGRGAGGGNRGGRPSGGNRGRSGSGGGSGSNSGANSGGGKNYGGGSRRKTYSAKPASGGQRRSS; encoded by the coding sequence ATGTCCTATTTCGAAGAGCTCGGCCTGGCCGAGCCTATCCTGCGCGCATTGAAGTCGAAGGGTTATGACACCCCGACGCCGATCCAGCGCGAAAGCATTCCTGCATTGATGCAGGGCCGCGACCTTCTGGGTATCGCCCAGACGGGAACGGGTAAAACCGCAGCGTTCTCGCTACCCTCGCTGCACAAGCTGGCGCAGGGCAATGTGAAGCCAAAGCCTGCGTCTTGCCGGATGCTGATCCTTTCCCCGACGCGCGAACTTGCCGCACAGATCGCCGAGAACATGCGTTTCTATGCCAAAAACCTGCCGCTTTCGATCCAGTGCATTTTTGGCGGTGTTCCCGCCAGCAAACAGGCGCGCAAGCTGGTGAACGGCACCGATGTTCTGGTGGCGACACCGGGTCGCCTGATCGATCTTGTCGAACAGCGCGCACTGACCCTTCGCGATGTCGAAATCTTTGTTCTCGACGAAGCCGACCAGATGATGGACCTGGGCTTTATCAAGCCGCTGACGCGGATCGCCAATATGCTGCCCAAAGAGCGGCAGAGCCTGTTTTTCAGCGCCACCATGCCCAAGGCGATCGCCGATCTTGGCAAGCGCTTTATCGACAACCCCGTGCGCGTCGAGGTTGCGCCGCAATCCACCACGGCAGAGCGGGTCGAGCAATATTGCACCTTTATCAATCAGGCCGAGAAGCAGGCTCTGCTCACTCTCAGCCTGCGCAAGGGTATCGCCAATGGCGAGATTGAAAGCGCGCTGGTCTTTACCCGCACCAAACACGGTGCGGACCGGGTCGTGCGCCATCTGGTTTCGGCGGGCATCAACGCCGCTGCAATCCATGGCAACAAGACACAGGCGCAGCGCACCCGCGCACTTGACGGTTTCCGCCGCGGTGCAGTGCCTGTATTGGTCGCAACCGACATTGCGGCACGCGGCATCGATGTGCCGGGCGTAAGCGCGGTCTTCAATTTTGAAATTCCCAATGTTGCCGAACAATATGTGCACCGGATCGGCCGCACTGCGCGGGCCGGCAAAGGCGGGATGGCAATCAGCTATATCGCCCCAGACGAACGGCCATATATCCGCGACATCGAAAAATTGACCGGACTGCGACTGACACCGGTTCCGCTGATCGAAGATTTTCAGGCGCAGGCAAAATCCTTGCCCGCCCCAGCAAAGAAAGCATCGGGCGGCGAATATGCCGGCGGACGCGGCGCAGGCGGCGGCAATCGCGGCGGACGCCCTTCCGGCGGCAATCGCGGTCGGTCCGGTTCGGGCGGCGGTTCGGGCAGCAATTCGGGTGCCAACTCGGGTGGCGGCAAGAATTATGGCGGCGGGAGCCGCAGGAAAACCTACTCTGCCAAACCGGCCAGCGGCGGACAGCGCCGCAGCAGCTAA
- a CDS encoding type 1 glutamine amidotransferase domain-containing protein, which yields MTRVLIMSTDGFEQSELTVPKANLENAGIATDVASPEEGEIKGWDDKDWGESVKVDLKISNVTVSEYDALLLPGGQMNPDILRMNADAISLIKEFAFSGKPIAAICHAPWLLAEADVIKGRKVTAWPSIRTDLKNAGAEVVDAEVVVDGQFITSRKPEDIPAFSKALLDMLGEHAKKAELQSA from the coding sequence ATGACACGCGTACTTATCATGTCCACCGACGGTTTCGAACAGTCGGAATTGACCGTTCCCAAAGCGAACCTGGAAAACGCCGGGATCGCAACCGACGTCGCCAGTCCGGAAGAAGGCGAGATCAAAGGCTGGGATGACAAGGACTGGGGCGAAAGTGTAAAGGTCGATCTCAAGATCAGCAATGTGACGGTCAGCGAATATGATGCGCTGTTACTGCCCGGCGGTCAGATGAACCCGGATATTTTGCGCATGAACGCCGACGCGATCAGCCTCATCAAGGAATTTGCATTTTCGGGTAAGCCTATCGCGGCGATCTGCCACGCGCCTTGGCTTCTGGCCGAGGCCGATGTGATAAAGGGCAGGAAAGTGACCGCCTGGCCTTCGATCCGCACGGATCTGAAAAACGCCGGCGCCGAAGTTGTCGATGCCGAGGTCGTTGTCGATGGCCAATTCATCACCAGCCGCAAGCCAGAAGACATTCCGGCATTTTCCAAGGCACTGCTGGATATGCTGGGCGAACACGCCAAAAAGGCAGAGCTTCAATCGGCCTAA
- a CDS encoding CCA tRNA nucleotidyltransferase has product MADTLPPAEWTQRDTLAALVRALGSGHARWVGGAVRDTLVGKDVQDIDAATPLPPHEVIVRLQAAGIRTIPTGLKHGTVTAILDDGTVEITTLRKDIATDGRHAEVQFASDWKEDAARRDFTINALYADPVTLELFDYFGGRDDLATQRVRFIGDARTRIAEDYLRILRYFRFQARFGAKPDAIAEEACSALAGQLAGLSRERVGWELLNLLGLPDPAETVARMHTLGVLPVVLPECGQREITKLRSLITTEQAASARPDALRRLAALLPALPAVAASTASRLRLSRAQQARIACVAERTPADVDNPRALAYNIGKDCAIDRLLLAGADIASIQDWEIPEFPLNGGAIIARGIKPGPQVSAIQSQLEDQWVAEGFPDKARVSAILDTLLAQL; this is encoded by the coding sequence ATGGCTGACACGCTCCCGCCGGCCGAATGGACACAGCGCGATACGCTCGCCGCATTGGTGCGTGCCCTTGGCAGCGGTCATGCGCGTTGGGTCGGCGGGGCGGTCCGCGATACATTGGTGGGCAAGGATGTGCAGGACATCGACGCCGCGACACCGTTGCCCCCGCATGAGGTGATCGTCCGGTTGCAGGCCGCAGGCATCCGCACCATCCCGACCGGGCTGAAACACGGCACGGTAACCGCCATTCTGGATGACGGGACGGTAGAAATAACCACTCTGCGCAAGGATATCGCCACCGACGGGCGCCATGCCGAGGTGCAATTTGCCAGCGACTGGAAAGAGGATGCGGCGCGGCGCGATTTCACGATCAATGCGCTTTATGCCGATCCGGTGACGCTGGAATTGTTCGATTACTTCGGCGGGCGCGATGATCTGGCCACGCAGCGCGTCCGCTTTATCGGTGATGCGCGCACACGGATTGCCGAGGATTATCTGCGCATCCTGCGGTATTTCCGCTTTCAGGCCCGGTTCGGTGCAAAGCCTGACGCCATCGCCGAGGAGGCTTGCAGCGCACTTGCCGGGCAGCTCGCGGGCCTGTCACGCGAACGGGTTGGGTGGGAATTGCTGAACCTGCTTGGCCTGCCAGATCCCGCGGAAACGGTCGCGCGGATGCACACGCTGGGCGTGCTGCCAGTGGTGTTACCCGAATGCGGCCAGCGCGAAATCACAAAATTGCGCTCGCTCATAACCACCGAACAGGCGGCCAGTGCCCGGCCCGATGCGTTACGCCGTTTGGCGGCATTGTTGCCTGCCCTGCCTGCCGTCGCAGCCAGTACCGCATCACGCCTGCGCCTGTCACGCGCGCAGCAGGCGCGGATTGCCTGCGTTGCCGAACGGACCCCGGCCGACGTCGATAACCCGCGCGCCCTTGCCTACAATATCGGCAAGGATTGCGCGATCGACCGGCTGCTGTTGGCCGGCGCGGATATCGCCTCCATCCAAGACTGGGAAATCCCCGAGTTTCCACTCAACGGGGGTGCGATCATTGCGCGGGGGATCAAACCCGGTCCGCAGGTTTCAGCAATTCAAAGCCAGTTGGAAGACCAGTGGGTTGCCGAAGGGTTTCCCGATAAAGCCCGCGTTTCCGCCATTCTCGACACGCTACTGGCGCAATTGTGA
- a CDS encoding alpha/beta hydrolase, producing MPTVIFPGPEGRLEGRFQPGPRPRAPVAMILHPHSQGGGTMNDRVVQRMYKTFVDRGFAVLRFNFRGVGRSQGSFDNGIGELSDAAAALDWVQSIHPEAQTTWVAGVSFGSLIGMQLLMRRPEIRGFISVAPPANMYDFSFLAPCPASGIIIQGAADTVVQPSAVQKLVDKLRTQKHITIHHEEIPRANHFFENELEELMRSADNYLDFRLSPDCPIK from the coding sequence ATGCCTACCGTAATTTTTCCCGGTCCCGAAGGTCGTCTCGAGGGACGGTTCCAGCCCGGGCCGCGCCCGCGCGCTCCTGTTGCCATGATCCTGCACCCCCATTCGCAGGGCGGCGGCACGATGAATGACCGGGTTGTGCAGCGGATGTACAAAACCTTTGTCGATCGCGGCTTTGCAGTCCTCCGGTTCAATTTTCGCGGTGTGGGCCGCAGTCAGGGCAGCTTTGACAACGGTATTGGCGAATTATCCGATGCCGCAGCCGCGCTTGACTGGGTACAGTCGATCCATCCCGAAGCGCAGACGACCTGGGTTGCCGGTGTAAGTTTCGGGTCGCTGATCGGGATGCAACTGCTGATGCGCCGCCCGGAAATCCGCGGCTTCATTTCCGTGGCGCCGCCCGCCAACATGTATGACTTCAGCTTTCTGGCCCCATGCCCGGCATCGGGGATCATCATTCAGGGCGCAGCCGATACGGTTGTTCAACCATCGGCGGTGCAGAAACTGGTCGATAAATTGCGCACGCAGAAACACATCACCATCCATCACGAAGAAATCCCCCGGGCAAACCACTTCTTCGAAAACGAGTTGGAAGAACTGATGCGGTCGGCTGACAACTATCTCGATTTCAGGCTCTCCCCCGACTGCCCGATCAAATAG
- a CDS encoding 2Fe-2S iron-sulfur cluster-binding protein: MTVKVKFVSARGDMIDTCAERGISLLEAGQAAGLPLEGTCEGQMACSTCHVIVAREWFGKLVAASEEEEDMLDLAAGVQPTSRLSCQIDLTDELDGLEVHVPGESRDMRGL, from the coding sequence ATGACTGTTAAGGTAAAATTCGTCTCCGCCCGCGGTGACATGATAGATACGTGCGCCGAGCGCGGCATCTCGCTGCTCGAAGCCGGACAGGCCGCAGGCTTACCGCTGGAGGGCACTTGCGAGGGTCAAATGGCCTGTTCCACATGTCACGTCATTGTGGCGCGCGAGTGGTTCGGCAAACTGGTCGCGGCAAGCGAGGAAGAGGAAGATATGCTCGACCTTGCCGCTGGGGTTCAGCCAACCAGCCGCCTGTCCTGCCAGATTGACCTGACAGACGAACTGGACGGCCTTGAAGTGCATGTCCCGGGCGAAAGCCGGGATATGCGCGGCCTGTAA
- a CDS encoding energy transducer TonB, whose product MSFLDQAKQPPNPRSVIAVAGIHAALAAALFYGFAGPITDLIDKSPFVANQFPTKPAAPPPPPPKSSEPAEPSAATSKVTSPPSKMDLAAENTLDVPVADFTGIEDVVVNPNPGTGTKDIFVAEPVIEPPRTFDPVGVKARNNPETWALTRDYPRRDLREGNEGVVRFQLAIGTDGRVSRCQVLGSSGHASLDAVTCDLVTRRARFDAARGNSGEKVTGTYASSVRWVIPK is encoded by the coding sequence ATGTCATTTCTTGACCAGGCGAAACAGCCGCCAAACCCGCGTAGTGTCATTGCAGTCGCAGGAATTCACGCAGCCCTGGCCGCCGCGCTGTTTTACGGATTTGCCGGACCGATTACGGATCTGATCGACAAATCACCGTTTGTAGCGAACCAGTTTCCGACCAAACCGGCCGCCCCCCCACCGCCGCCGCCAAAGTCGAGCGAACCGGCTGAACCTTCTGCAGCGACATCGAAAGTCACTTCTCCGCCTTCGAAAATGGATCTTGCGGCGGAAAACACACTTGATGTTCCGGTTGCTGATTTTACGGGCATTGAAGATGTCGTGGTCAATCCGAACCCCGGCACAGGCACCAAGGATATATTCGTCGCAGAACCGGTGATTGAACCGCCGCGGACGTTTGATCCGGTTGGTGTCAAAGCCCGAAACAATCCCGAGACTTGGGCGCTGACCCGCGATTATCCGCGGCGCGATCTGCGCGAAGGCAACGAAGGCGTTGTCCGGTTCCAGCTTGCGATTGGCACCGACGGGCGCGTTTCGCGATGTCAGGTGCTGGGGAGCAGCGGGCACGCATCACTGGATGCTGTCACCTGCGATCTGGTAACCAGGCGCGCGCGGTTCGATGCGGCACGCGGCAATTCAGGCGAAAAGGTGACCGGGACCTATGCCAGCTCGGTCAGGTGGGTAATCCCGAAGTAA
- a CDS encoding cysteine desulfurase family protein — MIYLDYQATTPLAPEARDAMLRWLDGPGGTGFGNPHSPHTLGRQAAAAIELARERVAALLPPDGKVIFTSGATEAINLAIRGAPGSGPIAVSAIEHSAVGDTADAVGPAERWPVGGDGLVNLDYKFENKPRMIAVMQVNNEIGSVQPIVEVERRARKSGALLLVDAVQAAGKIEVAHADMIAITGHKMHGPKGIGALWLRSGVELETTSTGGGQEGSLRSGTLSPALCAGFGAAAKLAMERRNADAKHIESLWNLALELFGNWTLNGSADARWHGNLNIRREGLDANRLISEVRGVAFSAGSACASGSGRPSHVLKAIGLDDKQAKSSIRLGFGRYTTAKELEEAASAINHAAEAQL; from the coding sequence ATGATTTATCTGGATTACCAAGCGACCACTCCGCTTGCACCCGAAGCGCGCGATGCGATGCTGCGCTGGCTGGACGGACCGGGCGGCACCGGCTTCGGTAATCCGCACAGCCCGCACACGCTGGGGCGTCAGGCAGCGGCGGCGATAGAACTGGCGCGCGAACGCGTTGCGGCGCTGCTTCCGCCAGACGGGAAAGTGATTTTTACATCGGGCGCGACCGAAGCAATCAATCTGGCCATTCGCGGCGCGCCGGGTTCCGGGCCGATTGCGGTGTCGGCCATCGAACATTCGGCAGTGGGTGATACGGCGGATGCGGTTGGCCCGGCCGAGCGTTGGCCGGTTGGCGGGGATGGGTTGGTAAACCTTGATTACAAGTTCGAAAACAAGCCGCGCATGATAGCGGTGATGCAGGTCAACAACGAGATTGGTTCTGTCCAGCCCATCGTCGAGGTCGAACGCAGAGCGCGCAAATCGGGCGCGCTGTTGTTGGTCGATGCGGTTCAGGCAGCGGGCAAGATCGAGGTCGCTCATGCAGACATGATCGCCATCACCGGCCACAAGATGCACGGGCCAAAGGGCATCGGTGCGCTGTGGTTGCGCAGCGGGGTGGAACTGGAGACCACATCGACCGGCGGCGGACAGGAAGGCAGCCTCCGCTCTGGAACATTGAGCCCTGCGTTATGTGCCGGGTTCGGTGCTGCTGCGAAGCTGGCAATGGAGCGCCGCAACGCTGACGCAAAGCACATCGAAAGTCTGTGGAACCTCGCGCTCGAATTGTTCGGCAACTGGACCTTGAATGGCAGCGCGGACGCGCGCTGGCACGGCAATCTCAACATCCGCCGTGAAGGTCTTGATGCAAACCGGTTGATATCAGAAGTTCGCGGCGTGGCGTTCTCTGCCGGATCGGCCTGTGCCAGCGGTTCGGGGCGGCCCAGCCATGTGCTCAAGGCAATCGGGCTGGACGACAAACAGGCAAAATCGTCCATCAGGCTTGGTTTCGGGCGCTATACGACTGCCAAAGAGCTGGAAGAAGCAGCCAGTGCGATCAATCACGCCGCAGAGGCGCAATTATGA
- a CDS encoding cysteine desulfurase family protein — protein MRIYLDHAATTPIRPEALAAVQEGFALWANPSSPHAEGRKARQALENARGRVTDALGWDGDIIFTSGASEAADIAIARTKGGARLVSAVEHDALLRSAPDAERLPVMPDGAVDLDILREAAGGREVPVVAVQHINSETGNMQDIPQIAEIVHEAGGLLLVDCAQSAGKYPVPAKADMAIVSAHKFGGPVGVGALLVKKLALLAPSGGHERGYRRGTENLPGILGMAAALESCGDHFVGPHVLAPIGEILAPAVDRLGGVRLDTRLSGPTPYIQALAMKGMSGSAQLMRFDMAGIAVSQGSACSSGSLKPSHVLEAMGLPDELAARMIRVSFGWNTTREEVERFCAAWIDMAEGAA, from the coding sequence CTGCGTATCTATCTCGACCATGCGGCGACGACACCGATCCGGCCGGAAGCCCTGGCGGCTGTACAGGAAGGCTTCGCGTTATGGGCCAATCCGTCCAGCCCGCACGCCGAAGGGCGAAAAGCCAGGCAGGCGCTGGAAAATGCCCGCGGCAGAGTGACTGATGCGCTTGGCTGGGACGGCGACATCATATTCACCAGCGGTGCGAGCGAGGCTGCGGACATCGCGATTGCCCGCACCAAAGGCGGGGCGCGGCTGGTCAGCGCAGTCGAACACGATGCCTTGCTAAGATCCGCGCCGGATGCGGAACGGCTGCCTGTCATGCCGGATGGCGCGGTTGATCTGGACATCCTGCGCGAAGCGGCCGGCGGACGCGAAGTGCCCGTCGTGGCTGTCCAGCATATCAATTCCGAAACGGGCAACATGCAGGACATACCGCAAATCGCCGAAATCGTGCACGAAGCCGGCGGTTTGCTGCTGGTTGATTGTGCACAAAGCGCCGGAAAATATCCTGTGCCAGCCAAGGCAGATATGGCCATCGTGTCAGCGCATAAATTCGGCGGTCCCGTGGGCGTGGGTGCTCTGCTGGTGAAGAAACTGGCGCTCCTCGCACCGTCTGGCGGGCACGAGCGCGGATATCGCCGCGGAACCGAGAATTTGCCGGGTATTCTGGGGATGGCGGCAGCGCTGGAAAGTTGCGGCGATCATTTTGTCGGGCCGCACGTGCTCGCGCCGATTGGCGAGATTCTGGCTCCCGCTGTCGATCGGTTGGGCGGTGTGCGGCTTGATACGCGATTGTCCGGTCCCACACCCTATATCCAGGCATTGGCGATGAAGGGTATGTCGGGCAGCGCTCAACTGATGCGTTTCGACATGGCGGGCATTGCCGTCTCGCAGGGCAGCGCGTGTTCTTCGGGCAGTCTCAAGCCCAGTCACGTTCTCGAAGCGATGGGTCTGCCGGATGAACTGGCCGCACGTATGATCCGCGTCAGTTTCGGCTGGAACACGACGCGCGAGGAAGTGGAACGCTTTTGTGCGGCATGGATAGATATGGCGGAAGGCGCCGCATGA
- a CDS encoding DUF4349 domain-containing protein → MPVSAPKIAYIYDYGFRISAEEIAPLQQKHADMCEAMGPTSCQILSLSQTGSEGAYAGGELRLAVASPRARDFGAKLSAEAEGRGGEQVSASIQGEDLSKAIVDTEARLRARTVLRDRLMEVLETRRGTVAELVEAERGVAQVNEEIDQARSWLSEMKTRVAFSRVNIAYRSGTPETGGFFDPIRSAFGSIGSILGVMVAALIVLLAIGLPIAAIIAAILWGRRRYTSDQDEPIEAEVMPKSDSSA, encoded by the coding sequence ATGCCCGTCAGCGCGCCGAAAATTGCCTATATTTACGACTACGGTTTCCGCATCAGTGCCGAAGAAATCGCTCCGTTGCAGCAGAAGCACGCCGATATGTGCGAAGCGATGGGGCCGACGAGTTGCCAGATTCTGTCACTCAGCCAAACGGGCAGCGAAGGCGCTTATGCTGGCGGCGAGCTCCGACTTGCCGTGGCTTCTCCGCGCGCACGTGACTTTGGCGCAAAGCTGTCTGCCGAGGCCGAGGGCCGCGGCGGCGAGCAGGTTTCGGCCAGCATCCAGGGCGAAGACCTGTCCAAAGCGATAGTCGATACCGAAGCCCGCTTGCGCGCACGAACCGTCCTGCGCGACCGCCTGATGGAAGTGCTCGAGACGCGCCGCGGCACAGTCGCCGAACTCGTCGAGGCCGAGCGCGGTGTGGCACAAGTGAATGAAGAAATCGATCAGGCGCGCAGCTGGTTATCCGAGATGAAAACCCGTGTCGCGTTCAGCCGCGTCAACATTGCCTACCGGTCGGGTACGCCCGAAACCGGCGGCTTCTTTGATCCCATCAGGAGCGCGTTTGGGTCGATCGGCTCGATTCTGGGCGTGATGGTAGCAGCGCTGATTGTTCTGCTGGCAATCGGCCTTCCTATCGCGGCGATCATAGCGGCCATTCTGTGGGGCCGCCGCCGCTACACAAGCGATCAGGACGAACCAATCGAAGCGGAAGTTATGCCGAAATCCGACTCAAGCGCCTGA
- a CDS encoding DUF3597 domain-containing protein → MGIFSSIKDAIFGKQAKAATPPVGTAPIAPSASSRSVSVSEVDVEAQLDAMSGADKLNWRSSIVDLLKLLGIDASYANRKELAQELGNSDYSGSAEDNILLHKQTMQELSRNGGKVPAEFLD, encoded by the coding sequence ATGGGAATTTTTAGCTCAATCAAGGATGCGATTTTCGGCAAGCAGGCCAAGGCGGCGACACCGCCCGTCGGGACTGCTCCAATCGCGCCGTCAGCTTCGTCGCGCAGTGTTTCGGTATCGGAAGTCGATGTGGAAGCTCAACTTGACGCGATGAGCGGTGCCGACAAACTGAACTGGCGATCATCGATTGTCGATTTGCTTAAATTGCTGGGCATCGATGCCAGCTATGCAAACCGCAAGGAACTGGCTCAGGAACTGGGTAATTCCGATTACTCCGGCTCGGCTGAAGACAACATTTTGCTCCACAAGCAGACGATGCAGGAACTGTCGCGTAATGGCGGGAAGGTTCCGGCCGAATTCCTCGACTAA